The following coding sequences are from one Nonlabens arenilitoris window:
- a CDS encoding DUF6404 family protein: MNSEPEKIPWKNRIILGLFSGLVYAGIMAAFDYASDLPFHEVKFVFSTLIFGTFMAIATRWMVKKKKK, from the coding sequence ATGAATTCTGAACCAGAAAAAATTCCATGGAAAAACCGTATCATTCTAGGGTTGTTTTCAGGATTAGTTTATGCGGGAATAATGGCAGCCTTTGATTATGCCAGCGATTTACCTTTTCATGAGGTAAAGTTTGTTTTTAGTACTCTGATATTTGGGACATTTATGGCCATAGCAACGCGCTGGATGGTGAAAAAAAAGAAAAAGTAA
- a CDS encoding putative LPS assembly protein LptD, with product MCHAQELPNNSTSIPAEKPVENEVEKPQLPVAETIEIDTDSLQLNKPKDSTKRKPILEHKLISSATDYKEIDRINNTITLYNEAKIVYGDITLEAGKIIMNMNTGDIFAYGVIDTAGVYVQKPIFTQGQNVVKPDSIIFNKDTRKALTYNSVTAQGEFNVKAEVTKRVNDSVYYMKRAIFTTSKDPNNPDYYFLARKIKFVPGEKIVTGLVNMYIADVPTPIGLPFAYFPMTNERKSGVIIPSFGNNNNQGYFLQNGGYYFAINDYVDLTVLGDYFTNGSWGSRIESSYRKRYAFNGSFRFLYENQIQSERGFSDFQQTNRYNINWQHSQDAKSNPNSRFSASVNLGSSQFFRQSFNQVNQSATLVNNLSSSISYSKTFPGEPQVNVTTTVSHNQNTNTDVVNLTLPTLQASVSRVFPFAPKEGAKKGLIHNINLQYNLRGENRIATTDDDFLTSKMFDGAISGLRHTIPISTNFKIANYFSVGLNANYDESWVFETYRQFLEDNGSGGFNTVRDTVSGFDAYRTYNYGASIGTTVYGNWKSTNKESKVQAIRHVMRPSVTYSANPSFEQYYDRLLDEQGLDVSEEERFYSRFDGTLFSAPGRVYSSSLGIGIQNTVEAKVRDRDSTKTELKKISLIKSFNVNTSYNLAGDSLNWSPLQLRGVIPIFKNIDLNLDANLDPYALDNTNQRIDRFNIDNGGSLFRLTRAGARFNFRLSNTDFEKQVDKKDDKPDDPLQNRNLQNGGREDDLFGASIDYADGTTYDQQEPEKESVDIDKTRYRFKIPWNLNFAYTMTYNNAQRQNEINNQSLMVSGDVELSPRWSVGGNTGYDFANKGVSFTTLRFNRDLESWRLSFNWTPIGPQNSWFFFIGIKSGALSDIKWDQRKQPDPQF from the coding sequence ATGTGTCATGCTCAAGAGCTGCCTAATAATAGTACCTCAATCCCTGCAGAAAAGCCAGTTGAGAATGAGGTTGAAAAACCACAACTACCCGTTGCAGAAACTATAGAAATAGATACAGACTCTTTACAACTTAATAAACCTAAAGATTCTACTAAACGTAAACCTATCCTAGAGCACAAGCTTATCTCTAGTGCAACAGATTATAAAGAAATAGACCGTATTAACAATACGATCACGCTCTATAATGAGGCAAAAATTGTATACGGTGATATTACCCTCGAGGCTGGTAAAATTATTATGAATATGAATACCGGAGATATATTTGCCTATGGTGTAATTGATACCGCAGGTGTTTATGTTCAAAAACCGATATTTACTCAAGGACAAAATGTCGTAAAACCGGACTCTATTATCTTTAATAAGGACACACGCAAGGCGTTAACTTATAATTCAGTCACGGCACAAGGCGAGTTTAATGTAAAGGCCGAAGTAACAAAGCGTGTGAATGACTCTGTTTACTATATGAAAAGAGCCATTTTCACGACTTCTAAGGACCCAAATAATCCTGACTACTACTTCCTTGCTCGTAAAATAAAATTTGTTCCAGGAGAAAAGATTGTCACTGGACTGGTCAATATGTATATTGCTGATGTCCCTACACCTATAGGGTTACCATTTGCTTATTTCCCGATGACAAATGAGCGTAAGAGTGGTGTAATTATCCCATCTTTTGGTAATAACAATAATCAAGGATACTTTTTACAAAATGGTGGATATTATTTTGCTATCAATGATTATGTAGATCTTACTGTTTTAGGTGATTATTTTACTAACGGTAGTTGGGGTTCTAGAATAGAAAGTAGCTATAGAAAGAGATATGCTTTTAATGGTAGCTTCCGTTTTTTATATGAAAATCAAATCCAAAGTGAACGAGGCTTTTCTGATTTCCAACAAACCAATCGTTATAATATCAACTGGCAACACAGTCAGGATGCAAAAAGTAATCCTAACAGCCGTTTCAGTGCTAGTGTAAATTTAGGTAGTAGTCAATTTTTTAGACAATCATTTAATCAAGTTAATCAAAGTGCCACACTGGTCAACAACTTAAGTTCTTCTATCTCATATTCAAAAACTTTTCCTGGTGAACCTCAAGTTAACGTTACCACCACAGTTTCTCACAATCAAAACACCAATACAGATGTGGTTAACTTAACCTTGCCTACACTACAAGCTAGTGTATCAAGAGTTTTTCCTTTTGCACCTAAGGAAGGAGCAAAAAAAGGGCTGATCCATAACATCAACCTACAATACAATTTAAGAGGAGAAAATCGTATCGCTACAACTGATGATGATTTTTTAACCAGTAAAATGTTTGATGGTGCCATAAGTGGTTTGCGACATACCATTCCCATTTCTACTAATTTTAAAATAGCAAATTACTTCTCTGTAGGTTTAAATGCTAATTATGATGAATCGTGGGTATTTGAAACTTACAGGCAGTTTTTAGAAGATAATGGATCTGGTGGATTTAATACAGTGCGCGATACGGTAAGCGGTTTTGACGCGTATCGTACCTATAATTATGGCGCTAGTATAGGAACTACGGTATACGGAAACTGGAAATCCACAAATAAAGAGTCTAAAGTACAGGCTATAAGACATGTAATGAGACCTAGTGTAACCTATAGCGCAAACCCTAGTTTTGAACAATACTACGATCGACTGTTAGATGAACAAGGATTAGACGTGTCTGAAGAAGAGCGATTCTATAGTCGTTTTGATGGTACTTTATTTAGCGCGCCAGGTCGAGTATATTCCAGTAGTTTAGGTATAGGTATTCAAAACACAGTTGAGGCAAAGGTAAGAGACAGAGATTCTACTAAAACAGAACTCAAAAAGATTTCTCTCATTAAATCCTTTAACGTTAACACTTCCTACAATCTCGCAGGTGATTCTTTAAACTGGAGTCCTTTACAATTAAGAGGTGTCATTCCCATATTTAAAAATATAGATTTAAACCTAGACGCAAATTTAGATCCATATGCATTAGATAATACTAACCAACGCATCGATAGATTTAATATTGATAATGGTGGTAGTTTATTCCGGTTAACGCGTGCTGGTGCACGATTTAATTTCAGACTAAGCAATACAGATTTTGAAAAACAAGTAGATAAAAAAGACGACAAACCAGACGATCCTTTACAAAATAGAAATTTACAAAATGGTGGCCGTGAAGATGATCTCTTTGGAGCATCCATAGACTATGCAGATGGTACCACCTATGATCAACAAGAACCAGAAAAAGAGAGCGTTGATATAGACAAGACTAGATATCGATTTAAAATTCCATGGAATTTAAACTTTGCATATACTATGACTTATAATAATGCGCAAAGACAAAATGAAATCAATAATCAATCCTTAATGGTATCTGGTGATGTAGAACTATCTCCTCGATGGAGTGTCGGTGGTAATACAGGTTATGATTTTGCAAATAAAGGTGTATCCTTTACCACATTGCGTTTTAACCGAGACCTAGAAAGCTGGAGATTAAGTTTTAACTGGACTCCTATAGGACCGCAAAACAGCTGGTTCTTCTTTATTGGTATTAAATCTGGTGCATTAAGTGACATTAAGTGGGATCAACGCAAACAGCCAGATCCACAGTTCTAG
- a CDS encoding ABC transporter ATPase, which produces MHANFKDLPDDARVWIYQANRPFTTDELNELKPQMDNFLQQWTAHGKDLKAGVEYPYNRFIVIGLDQTVAGATGCSIDASVRFIQSIEKAFKIDLMDKMNVTFKNGQYVAHKELSDFKKMAKAKSVSPNTIVFNNLVTNVGEYREHWEVPASESWHSRFF; this is translated from the coding sequence ATGCACGCAAATTTTAAAGATTTACCAGATGATGCAAGAGTCTGGATTTATCAAGCAAATAGACCATTTACTACTGATGAGCTTAATGAGTTGAAGCCTCAAATGGATAACTTTTTACAGCAATGGACAGCCCATGGTAAAGATTTAAAAGCTGGTGTAGAGTATCCTTATAACCGATTTATTGTTATAGGTTTAGATCAAACGGTTGCAGGTGCTACGGGCTGTTCTATAGATGCGAGTGTACGATTTATACAATCCATAGAAAAGGCTTTTAAGATTGATCTAATGGATAAAATGAATGTGACCTTTAAAAACGGTCAATATGTAGCACACAAAGAATTAAGCGATTTTAAAAAAATGGCCAAAGCCAAGTCAGTCTCTCCTAACACTATCGTTTTTAACAACCTCGTTACAAATGTAGGAGAGTATCGCGA
- a CDS encoding MlaD family protein: protein MKLSKEVKVGILTVVAIALFIFGYSYLKGSNLLEDNRVYYAVYDNVEGLTKSAPVTINGLRVGNIDDIKFLDDSGRLIVKFHVNGDFSFSSESTASVYSTSLIGGKALAIVPNFESTAVAAKSGDTLQSKLDKGLQGEVMDQFIPLKDKIEHMVVSADSVLVAVNKTLNPDARAAITSSLEELNKTLVEFKALSRNANTLLADNKESLGRTIKNLDVTTENFAKISDTLAQVEIAGTVKQLEETIGKFNNVLDKVSNGEGSLGKLMTDDKLYTNLERATEQAADLLQDMKLNPKRYVHFSVFGKRPGPYEEPEDPTK, encoded by the coding sequence GTGAAATTATCCAAAGAAGTTAAAGTAGGTATTCTTACCGTTGTGGCGATTGCGCTGTTTATTTTTGGTTACTCCTATTTAAAGGGTAGTAATCTTTTAGAGGATAATAGAGTCTATTATGCTGTCTATGATAATGTGGAAGGACTTACTAAATCTGCACCGGTTACTATAAATGGTCTAAGAGTAGGTAATATCGATGATATTAAATTTTTAGATGATAGTGGAAGATTAATTGTCAAATTTCACGTTAATGGTGATTTCTCCTTTTCTTCAGAAAGCACAGCAAGTGTTTACAGCACCAGTCTTATAGGTGGTAAGGCGCTAGCTATTGTACCTAATTTTGAATCTACTGCAGTTGCTGCAAAATCTGGTGATACCTTACAGTCTAAGTTAGATAAAGGATTACAAGGTGAGGTAATGGATCAATTCATTCCTTTAAAAGATAAGATTGAACATATGGTAGTGAGCGCAGATAGTGTGCTAGTTGCGGTTAATAAAACCCTTAATCCAGATGCTCGTGCTGCTATTACTTCATCGCTAGAAGAATTAAATAAAACCCTTGTAGAATTTAAGGCTTTATCTCGCAATGCAAATACACTGTTAGCAGATAATAAAGAAAGTCTAGGAAGAACCATTAAGAACTTAGATGTTACAACAGAAAATTTTGCTAAGATATCAGACACTCTTGCACAAGTAGAAATAGCCGGTACGGTAAAACAACTTGAGGAAACAATAGGAAAGTTTAATAACGTACTAGATAAGGTAAGTAATGGAGAAGGTTCGTTAGGGAAGTTAATGACTGACGACAAACTCTACACAAATCTAGAAAGAGCTACAGAACAAGCTGCAGATTTATTACAGGATATGAAGCTTAATCCTAAACGTTATGTCCATTTTTCTGTATTTGGAAAAAGACCAGGACCATACGAAGAACCAGAAGACCCAACTAAATAA
- a CDS encoding N-acetylmuramoyl-L-alanine amidase: MKTYILLIIALLTFPVAIQASTPVDSTIINSKKFTIVLDAGHGGSDPGKKVGSVNEKDIALKVVKKIGVLLSKNPEVKVVYTRTTDKFLELHERASIANKAKADLFVSVHCNAAANKSAKGNETWVLGLHRSDDNLEVVQRENAVILLEDNYQEKYAGFDPNDPSSFAASLLTQEDFLDNSIEMAANVQSKFEEALKRKNRGVKQAGFAVLRLSYMPSVLIETGFITNSEERDFLNSNAGQDKVAQSIFKAILNYQKNRDINNFEVEPVNIEENINSQTIEASGDDLATTSIYMVQIAASSNQVAAKSYNFKKLPEISREKSGGIYRYYTGKLSTLEDAMELKKRALKAGYEGAFIVVVENGVTRRL; this comes from the coding sequence ATGAAAACGTATATACTTTTAATTATTGCATTACTTACTTTTCCTGTTGCAATTCAGGCTAGTACGCCTGTAGATTCTACTATTATAAATAGTAAAAAGTTTACGATAGTATTAGATGCAGGACATGGTGGATCTGATCCTGGTAAAAAAGTGGGAAGCGTAAATGAGAAGGATATTGCTCTTAAGGTGGTTAAAAAGATAGGAGTTTTACTATCAAAAAACCCTGAGGTAAAAGTAGTTTACACGCGTACGACAGATAAATTTCTTGAATTACATGAACGCGCCTCTATTGCTAATAAAGCAAAAGCAGATCTTTTTGTCTCTGTGCATTGTAATGCTGCAGCAAATAAAAGTGCCAAAGGAAATGAAACATGGGTTCTAGGACTGCATCGCAGTGATGATAATCTTGAAGTAGTTCAAAGAGAAAACGCTGTCATATTATTAGAAGATAATTATCAAGAGAAATATGCAGGTTTTGACCCTAATGATCCTTCTTCTTTTGCTGCAAGTCTATTGACTCAAGAAGATTTCTTAGATAATAGTATAGAAATGGCAGCAAATGTTCAAAGCAAATTTGAAGAAGCCTTGAAAAGGAAAAATCGTGGGGTAAAGCAAGCCGGATTTGCAGTTCTGCGATTATCTTATATGCCTAGTGTGTTGATTGAGACAGGATTTATTACTAATAGCGAAGAGCGTGATTTTTTAAATAGTAATGCAGGTCAAGATAAAGTGGCGCAATCCATTTTTAAGGCTATTCTTAATTATCAAAAAAATAGAGATATAAATAATTTTGAGGTTGAGCCCGTTAATATAGAAGAAAACATCAATTCTCAAACAATTGAGGCTAGTGGTGATGATCTAGCTACAACATCTATTTACATGGTCCAAATCGCTGCTAGTTCTAATCAAGTTGCGGCCAAATCTTATAATTTTAAAAAACTTCCTGAAATTTCTAGAGAGAAATCTGGCGGTATTTATCGATATTACACAGGTAAGCTATCAACACTAGAGGATGCAATGGAACTCAAAAAAAGAGCGTTAAAGGCTGGATATGAAGGTGCTTTTATCGTTGTTGTAGAGAATGGTGTGACTAGACGTTTATAA
- a CDS encoding LNS2 domain-containing protein, translated as MKEKNEYLEAKNDDGSLASPILPEGIKNYLIDIDGTITEDVPNEEPERMATCEPFPDALKTLNEWFDDGHVICFFTSRTEEHREVTEVWLKKHGFKYHSLLMGKPRGGNYHWIDNHMVRATRYKGKFTHLVEEEVTIEVFKK; from the coding sequence ATGAAAGAAAAAAACGAATACCTAGAAGCAAAAAACGATGACGGTTCTTTAGCTAGTCCTATTTTACCTGAAGGCATTAAGAACTACTTGATCGACATAGATGGTACGATTACAGAAGATGTGCCTAATGAAGAGCCAGAACGTATGGCGACCTGTGAGCCTTTTCCAGATGCATTAAAAACGCTTAATGAGTGGTTTGATGATGGACATGTTATTTGTTTTTTCACTTCCAGAACTGAGGAACATAGAGAGGTTACTGAAGTATGGTTAAAAAAACATGGATTTAAATATCATAGCCTTTTAATGGGTAAACCTAGAGGCGGTAACTACCACTGGATTGATAATCATATGGTACGTGCCACTAGATATAAAGGTAAATTTACCCATCTAGTAGAGGAAGAAGTAACAATAGAAGTATTTAAGAAATAG
- a CDS encoding (Fe-S)-binding protein — protein MEYIPQIIFALLLIAGVGYFTSNIRKMIRNIKLGREVDRSDNKKERWAQMARIALGQSKMVRRPIAGFLHVVVYVGFVIINIEVLEIIMDGLFGTHRIFAPYLGGVYDVLIGTFEILALLVLVTVVVFWIRRNAMNIKRFTMGELKGWPKNDANYILYFEVVLMSLFLIMNATDFILQTRGVEGYAHAGEIFGSFPVSQYVAILFENMADGTLIIIERAAWWLHIVGILIFLNYLYWSKHLHIMLAFPNVYFAKLTPKGQFTNMEAVTAEVKLMMDPDADPFAAPDPASMEEEPASLGASDIFDLDQVQLLNAYTCTECGRCTSECPANITGKKLSPRAIMMKTRDRLEEVGALINKEGEWKDDGKKLLNDHITTEELWACTTCNACVEACPIGIDPLSIIMDMRRYLVLENSAAPTDLNNALTNIENNGAPWPYNQMDRLNWADEL, from the coding sequence ATGGAATACATTCCACAAATCATTTTTGCCCTTTTACTAATTGCCGGTGTAGGTTACTTTACTAGTAACATCCGCAAGATGATACGTAATATTAAGCTAGGTAGAGAAGTTGATCGCTCAGATAATAAAAAAGAACGATGGGCGCAAATGGCTCGTATTGCTTTAGGACAATCTAAGATGGTACGCAGGCCTATTGCTGGTTTCTTACATGTTGTTGTATATGTAGGATTTGTTATTATCAATATAGAAGTTCTAGAAATCATTATGGACGGGCTCTTTGGTACGCACCGTATTTTTGCACCATATTTAGGTGGTGTTTATGACGTCTTGATAGGAACTTTTGAAATATTAGCCTTACTTGTTCTAGTTACCGTTGTTGTATTTTGGATTAGAAGAAATGCAATGAACATCAAACGATTCACTATGGGTGAGTTAAAAGGATGGCCTAAAAATGATGCCAATTACATTTTATATTTTGAAGTTGTATTAATGAGTTTGTTTTTAATAATGAACGCCACAGACTTTATTCTTCAAACTAGAGGTGTGGAAGGCTATGCACATGCTGGCGAGATATTTGGATCATTCCCTGTTTCTCAATATGTAGCTATTCTATTTGAAAACATGGCAGATGGTACGCTTATTATCATAGAAAGAGCAGCATGGTGGTTGCACATCGTTGGAATATTAATATTCTTGAACTACTTATATTGGTCTAAGCATTTACACATCATGCTAGCGTTCCCTAATGTTTATTTTGCTAAGTTGACACCTAAAGGTCAGTTTACAAATATGGAAGCCGTTACAGCTGAGGTTAAACTGATGATGGACCCAGATGCAGATCCATTTGCAGCACCAGATCCAGCGTCTATGGAAGAAGAGCCAGCTTCATTAGGAGCTAGTGATATATTCGATCTTGACCAAGTACAATTATTAAATGCCTATACCTGTACAGAATGTGGTCGTTGTACCTCAGAATGTCCAGCAAATATTACCGGTAAAAAATTGAGTCCACGTGCTATAATGATGAAGACACGCGATAGACTGGAAGAGGTAGGAGCCTTAATTAATAAAGAAGGTGAATGGAAAGATGATGGGAAAAAGTTATTAAATGACCATATCACTACTGAAGAACTATGGGCATGTACAACCTGTAATGCTTGTGTTGAAGCTTGTCCTATAGGTATCGATCCATTAAGTATTATTATGGATATGAGAAGATATTTAGTGCTAGAAAATAGTGCAGCGCCTACAGATTTAAATAACGCTTTAACTAACATAGAAAATAACGGTGCACCATGGCCTTATAACCAGATGGATCGATTGAATTGGGCAGACGAGTTGTAA
- a CDS encoding (Fe-S)-binding protein gives MSELIKVPTAAEFIAQGKTPEVLFWVGCSGSFDDRSKKITKAFVKLLNKAGVEFAVLGAEESCTGDPAKRAGNEFLFQMQAMMNIEVLNGYEIKKIVTACPHCFNTLKNEYPELGGNYEVIHHTSFLKDLIANGKLTISGGKFKGKKITYHDPCYLGRANEIYEAPRDLIEKLDAALVEMKRSKRNGLCCGAGGAQMFKEPEPGNKDINIERTDEALDTGAEIIAAACPFCNTMMSDGIKAAEKEGKVEVLDIAEMIASAEDL, from the coding sequence ATGAGTGAATTGATAAAAGTACCTACCGCAGCAGAGTTTATTGCCCAAGGAAAAACACCAGAGGTTTTATTCTGGGTAGGTTGTAGTGGAAGTTTTGATGACCGTTCTAAAAAAATTACTAAAGCATTTGTAAAGCTATTAAATAAGGCAGGCGTAGAGTTTGCTGTTTTAGGAGCCGAAGAAAGTTGTACCGGTGATCCAGCAAAAAGAGCAGGAAATGAATTCTTGTTTCAAATGCAAGCTATGATGAATATAGAGGTTCTTAATGGTTATGAAATCAAAAAGATTGTGACAGCATGTCCTCACTGTTTCAATACACTTAAAAATGAATACCCTGAATTAGGTGGTAACTATGAAGTGATTCATCACACTTCATTCCTAAAAGATTTAATTGCAAATGGTAAATTGACCATTTCTGGAGGTAAATTCAAAGGAAAGAAAATCACTTATCACGATCCATGTTATCTAGGACGTGCTAATGAGATTTATGAAGCACCTAGAGATTTAATTGAAAAATTAGACGCTGCACTGGTAGAAATGAAACGTAGTAAACGTAATGGATTGTGCTGTGGAGCTGGTGGAGCACAAATGTTTAAAGAACCTGAACCAGGTAATAAAGACATTAATATTGAACGTACTGATGAAGCACTGGATACTGGAGCAGAAATTATAGCAGCGGCTTGTCCGTTTTGCAATACTATGATGAGTGATGGTATCAAGGCGGCTGAGAAAGAAGGTAAAGTAGAAGTGCTAGACATCGCAGAGATGATTGCCAGTGCAGAAGATTTATAG